One segment of Leptodactylus fuscus isolate aLepFus1 chromosome 7, aLepFus1.hap2, whole genome shotgun sequence DNA contains the following:
- the LOC142213496 gene encoding metallothionein-like, protein MDPHDCNCAEGGSCSCGDSCKCKNCKCKSCKKSCCSCCPADCSKCSQGCQCTKGCDSCSCCK, encoded by the exons ATGGACCCTCATGATTGCAACTGCGCTGAAG GTGGTTCCTGCTCTTGTGGGGATTCCTGCAAGTGTAAAAACTGCAAATGCAAGTCATGCAAGAAAA GTTGCTGCTCTTGCTGTCCAGCGGATTGCAGTAAATGCAGCCAGGGCTGTCAATGCACAAAAGGATGTGACTCCTGCAGCTGCTGCAAGTGA